From Candidatus Binatota bacterium, the proteins below share one genomic window:
- a CDS encoding acyl carrier protein, whose product MSQLKIEQKVREIMSGIFAVDEADLDENSSLETVENWDSLQHVNLIMALEEDFGVQIDVDDALEMVSFPEVVATMLRYSNAG is encoded by the coding sequence ATGTCACAGCTGAAAATTGAACAGAAGGTCCGAGAAATAATGTCCGGTATATTTGCCGTCGACGAGGCAGACTTAGACGAGAACTCGTCACTGGAAACCGTCGAGAACTGGGACAGCCTGCAACACGTAAACCTCATCATGGCGCTTGAAGAGGACTTCGGCGTGCAGATCGACGTGGACGACGCGCTTGAAATGGTGTCCTTCCCAGAGGTCGTTGCCACCATGCTGCGCTATAGCAACGCCGGGTAG
- a CDS encoding SDR family oxidoreductase: protein MALALADAGASLALCDREGDEIALLAEELRSRGSKVVDVCLDLRDPDAVRAFVQAAVEGLGRLDVVINNAGGTFAGEFVGLSDKGVDSLVDENFGSVVNVIRAVSAHLGEGASIINITSVEAHRAAPGFAVYAAMKAAVESLTRSLALELGGRGIRVNCIAPDAIVTEGMPVVPSGLPLAREGRAEDVAAAALFLAGDGAAFITGDTLHVDGGEHCAGGWSRGEDGSFHLPTSVEDDEQ from the coding sequence ATGGCGCTGGCGCTTGCCGACGCGGGAGCGTCGCTGGCCCTTTGTGACCGCGAGGGCGACGAGATTGCCCTGCTGGCCGAGGAGCTGCGTTCGCGTGGTAGCAAGGTGGTCGACGTCTGCCTTGACCTTCGTGACCCTGACGCTGTGCGCGCCTTCGTGCAGGCCGCGGTCGAGGGGCTGGGCCGTCTCGACGTGGTGATCAACAACGCCGGCGGCACCTTCGCGGGTGAATTTGTCGGCCTGAGCGACAAGGGCGTGGACTCCCTGGTCGACGAAAACTTCGGCAGCGTTGTCAACGTGATCCGCGCCGTCTCCGCACACCTGGGCGAGGGCGCTTCGATAATCAACATCACGTCGGTAGAAGCCCATCGCGCGGCGCCCGGGTTTGCCGTGTACGCGGCGATGAAAGCCGCTGTAGAAAGCCTCACCCGCTCGCTGGCCCTCGAACTGGGCGGGCGCGGTATAAGGGTCAACTGCATAGCCCCCGACGCTATCGTTACCGAGGGCATGCCGGTGGTCCCGAGCGGGTTGCCGCTTGCGCGCGAGGGCAGGGCAGAGGACGTGGCTGCTGCCGCTCTCTTCCTGGCCGGTGACGGCGCGGCTTTCATCACGGGAGACACGCTGCACGTTGACGGCGGCGAACACTGCGCGGGCGGATGGAGCAGGGGCGAGGACGGTTCGTTCCATCTTCCCACTTCGGTCGAGGACGACGAGCAGTGA
- a CDS encoding TIGR03619 family F420-dependent LLM class oxidoreductase encodes MKLGVALGVLNPAFHLEVAVEADRLGFESLWLPEHLVFPVAMSGSPLAGDHPPVPPDTPVFDCFAYLSFLAARTEQIKLGSHVYLLGLRHPLVGARAVQTLDLLSGGRALFGVGAGWLESECRVAGVEFSSRGRRLEEAIVVCRRLWNEREIEHHGEFFDFEPVMFEPKPPTVGGPPVHVGGQSNAALRRAARVGDGWIGVGNTPAQSAELVERLDSYRRDAGTEARPFENSVGAGVVSRDDLCRYEDAGVDRLVVAPWSRSPEAIDSLRGLAEELL; translated from the coding sequence GTGAAACTGGGGGTCGCTCTCGGGGTGCTCAACCCGGCCTTTCATCTCGAGGTGGCGGTGGAAGCCGACCGGCTCGGTTTCGAGTCATTGTGGTTGCCCGAGCACCTGGTTTTTCCCGTGGCAATGTCGGGGTCTCCGCTGGCCGGCGATCATCCGCCGGTCCCCCCCGACACGCCGGTGTTCGACTGTTTTGCGTACCTGTCCTTCCTGGCTGCACGCACCGAGCAGATAAAACTGGGCAGCCACGTCTACCTGCTGGGTCTCAGGCATCCGCTGGTCGGCGCGAGGGCCGTGCAGACGCTCGACCTGCTGTCGGGTGGCCGGGCGCTGTTCGGGGTCGGCGCTGGTTGGCTTGAGAGTGAGTGCCGGGTGGCTGGCGTGGAGTTTTCATCTCGTGGCCGGCGCCTCGAAGAGGCCATAGTCGTGTGCCGTCGGTTGTGGAACGAACGTGAGATCGAGCACCACGGCGAATTTTTTGACTTCGAACCCGTGATGTTCGAGCCCAAGCCGCCGACCGTCGGCGGACCCCCGGTTCACGTGGGGGGGCAGTCCAACGCGGCCTTGCGTCGAGCCGCCCGCGTGGGTGACGGTTGGATAGGGGTGGGTAACACCCCCGCGCAGTCGGCCGAACTGGTCGAGCGCCTGGATAGCTACCGCCGCGACGCGGGCACTGAGGCCAGGCCGTTTGAAAACTCGGTTGGCGCGGGAGTGGTCAGCCGCGACGACCTGTGCCGTTACGAGGACGCCGGCGTTGACCGGCTCGTGGTCGCGCCTTGGAGCAGGTCTCCGGAAGCGATCGACTCGCTGCGCGGCCTGGCCGAGGAATTGCTGTGA
- a CDS encoding single-stranded DNA-binding protein — protein MLKQITDELVADLDGLTFGPPVTHVYNPLVYAREAWDLYCEKYGQGRREILLVGMNPGPFGMAQVGVPFGDIALVRGWLGIETPIGKPAREHPARPVQGFDCPRSEVSGRRLWSWAKDTFDTPEGFFSRFFVTNYCPLVFMEEGGRNRVPEKLPKAERALMYKACDRALRRTVESFEPEFVVGVGKFAEKKAREVVGDLDVIIGSLPHPSPASPLANRGWASLVRPALEAVGVRL, from the coding sequence ATGCTGAAGCAGATCACCGATGAGCTCGTGGCTGACCTCGATGGCCTCACCTTCGGCCCGCCGGTCACGCACGTCTACAACCCCCTCGTTTACGCCCGGGAGGCGTGGGACTTGTACTGCGAAAAGTACGGCCAGGGGCGGCGGGAAATACTGCTTGTCGGGATGAATCCCGGGCCTTTCGGCATGGCGCAGGTCGGTGTGCCCTTCGGAGATATCGCCCTTGTACGCGGATGGCTGGGTATCGAGACGCCCATCGGCAAGCCAGCTCGCGAACACCCTGCGCGCCCTGTCCAGGGCTTCGACTGCCCCAGGAGTGAGGTCAGTGGGCGGCGGCTGTGGAGTTGGGCCAAGGACACCTTCGACACGCCCGAGGGATTTTTTTCTCGCTTCTTCGTGACCAACTACTGCCCGCTGGTCTTCATGGAGGAAGGGGGGCGCAACCGCGTCCCCGAGAAATTACCGAAAGCCGAACGCGCATTGATGTACAAGGCCTGCGACCGAGCGCTGCGACGGACGGTCGAGAGTTTCGAGCCGGAGTTTGTCGTGGGTGTTGGCAAGTTTGCCGAGAAGAAGGCCCGGGAGGTCGTCGGCGACCTCGACGTGATCATAGGCAGCCTGCCGCACCCGAGCCCGGCAAGTCCGTTGGCCAACAGGGGGTGGGCGTCGCTCGTCCGTCCCGCGCTGGAAGCAGTCGGAGTCCGCCTGTAG
- a CDS encoding SDR family oxidoreductase: protein MRFKDKVAVVTGAGQGIGEAYAKGLAAEGAALVVAELNAEQGQRVAGEIEAAGGRALFVETDVSNEESTVAMGKAAVEAFGGVDYLVNNAAIYAGMEMHSMLDMPMDYWDRFMRVNVNGALLATRAVYESMTERGGGAIVNQSSTAAWMAAGYYGIAKLALHGITHSLAAEMGWRNIRVNAIAPGPVDTAATRGVVPDGIIDDIVNGLHLKRVGQPTDMVGTCLFLLSDDASWVTAQILAVDGGQIIRA, encoded by the coding sequence ATGCGTTTCAAGGACAAGGTGGCCGTGGTCACTGGTGCGGGACAAGGCATAGGCGAAGCCTACGCCAAGGGACTGGCTGCCGAGGGCGCCGCCCTCGTGGTGGCCGAGCTCAACGCCGAGCAGGGCCAACGCGTGGCCGGCGAAATCGAAGCGGCGGGCGGGCGGGCGCTGTTCGTTGAAACCGACGTGTCCAACGAAGAGTCTACCGTTGCCATGGGCAAGGCGGCCGTCGAAGCCTTCGGCGGCGTCGACTACCTGGTCAACAACGCGGCCATCTACGCGGGCATGGAAATGCACTCCATGCTCGACATGCCCATGGACTACTGGGATCGTTTCATGCGCGTGAACGTAAACGGCGCACTGCTGGCAACACGGGCCGTCTACGAGTCGATGACCGAGCGCGGTGGCGGAGCCATCGTCAACCAGTCGTCCACCGCAGCGTGGATGGCGGCGGGGTACTACGGCATCGCCAAGCTGGCCCTGCACGGCATAACCCACTCGCTGGCGGCCGAGATGGGCTGGCGCAACATACGTGTAAACGCGATCGCTCCCGGGCCCGTAGACACCGCGGCCACCCGCGGAGTGGTACCCGACGGGATCATCGACGACATCGTCAATGGACTGCATCTCAAGCGGGTGGGTCAACCCACCGACATGGTAGGCACCTGCCTGTTCCTGCTGTCGGACGACGCGTCCTGGGTCACCGCCCAGATACTCGCCGTAGACGGCGGACAGATAATCCGTGCCTGA
- a CDS encoding SDR family NAD(P)-dependent oxidoreductase: protein MEQVSGSDRLAARPGRGIAVTVPADSRVITPGGSALVTGASSGIGRELSLALGRRGMKLALVARRLPELELLATELIEAGAPRPLLLDCDVADRARVEECAAMLERELGAVDLLVNNAGYGHHRSFLDWDLDDMERMIRVNYLGSLYWTRLLLPAIVARGRGRLVFVSSVAGRLAVPGESAYAASKFALSGLAEALSLELEGSGVSVLTVYPGTVRTAFFDDEALAAMPAVAKRSMVETSELVEQVLAAIESGRRELTWPRFIAAGYVLRALLPALFRRSVLRSTS from the coding sequence TTGGAGCAGGTCTCCGGAAGCGATCGACTCGCTGCGCGGCCTGGCCGAGGAATTGCTGTGACCGTACCCGCCGACTCCCGTGTCATCACACCTGGCGGCTCGGCCCTGGTCACGGGGGCGTCGAGTGGCATAGGCCGCGAGTTGTCCTTGGCGCTGGGACGGCGTGGGATGAAGCTGGCGCTGGTCGCCCGCCGCTTGCCCGAGCTCGAACTCCTGGCCACCGAGCTGATCGAGGCGGGCGCGCCGCGGCCACTGTTGCTCGACTGCGACGTGGCCGATCGCGCGCGCGTGGAAGAGTGCGCGGCCATGCTGGAGCGCGAGCTGGGCGCGGTCGACCTGTTGGTCAACAACGCGGGCTACGGGCATCACCGGTCCTTCCTGGACTGGGACCTTGACGATATGGAGAGAATGATCAGGGTCAACTACCTCGGCTCGTTGTACTGGACCCGCTTGTTGCTGCCGGCCATTGTTGCCAGGGGCCGCGGTCGCCTGGTCTTCGTCTCTTCGGTGGCCGGGCGCCTGGCGGTGCCCGGGGAGAGCGCCTACGCGGCGAGCAAGTTCGCGCTGAGCGGCCTTGCCGAGGCGCTGTCGTTGGAGCTGGAAGGCAGCGGCGTGAGCGTGCTGACGGTCTATCCCGGCACCGTGCGAACAGCGTTTTTTGACGATGAGGCGCTGGCCGCCATGCCCGCGGTGGCCAAGCGCAGCATGGTCGAGACCTCCGAGCTGGTGGAGCAGGTGCTGGCCGCCATCGAGAGCGGCCGTCGCGAACTGACCTGGCCGCGCTTCATCGCGGCGGGTTACGTGTTGCGCGCGTTGCTGCCGGCGTTATTCCGGCGCAGCGTATTGCGCAGCACTTCGTGA
- a CDS encoding class I SAM-dependent methyltransferase, with protein MADSDRRRWDEKYEGRSVAAPAQPDPWLADSVAGLAPGRALELACGTGHNATWLAAQGWTVDALDISPTGLALAEARARKLGLSVNWIAADLDSWRPQQKAYDLVVVVRFLDREQLPGIVLEALAPGGHLVYETFSHLQCDREDNHLRSRSYALAPGELRQLYSALEEIKYEEVELPASSVARLLARC; from the coding sequence ATGGCCGATTCAGATCGCAGACGATGGGACGAAAAGTACGAGGGCCGCAGCGTTGCGGCCCCTGCGCAGCCCGACCCCTGGTTGGCCGACAGCGTGGCTGGCCTCGCCCCGGGGCGCGCCCTGGAGCTGGCCTGCGGCACCGGCCACAACGCGACCTGGTTGGCTGCGCAGGGCTGGACGGTCGACGCGCTGGACATCTCGCCCACCGGGCTGGCGCTGGCCGAGGCGAGGGCCCGTAAACTCGGGCTGTCGGTAAACTGGATAGCCGCCGACCTCGACAGCTGGCGACCGCAACAGAAGGCCTACGACCTGGTGGTGGTAGTACGCTTCCTCGACCGCGAACAGCTACCCGGCATCGTGCTCGAAGCACTAGCCCCCGGTGGCCACCTGGTCTACGAAACCTTCAGCCACCTTCAGTGCGACCGCGAAGACAATCACCTGCGCAGCCGATCTTATGCCCTGGCGCCGGGCGAGCTCAGGCAACTGTACTCGGCGCTCGAAGAGATAAAGTACGAGGAAGTTGAACTGCCCGCGTCCTCGGTGGCGCGCCTGCTCGCGCGGTGCTGA
- a CDS encoding amidohydrolase translates to MQVDDMILVSVDDHVVEPPDMFEQHLADKWKSRAPRVVRKKDGCDVWLFEGAQIPNIGLNAVAGRPPKEYGVEPTSYDQLRRATWDVDARIDDMNANGVLASMCFPSFPSFAGQLWANCEDKELALVMLRAYNDWHVDQWCGAHPGRFIPLAAPILWDPDEMGNEIRRLAKKGCHAISFSENPTKLGFPSLHDHYWDPLWQACSDEGTSVCIHIGSGEGMVFTSMDSPVDVMITVSPINVFGCAADLVWSRVLRDYPDLSIVLSEGGIGWIPYLLERMDYVYKQHHLWTHQDFAGKTPSQVFREHITTCFIDDKTGVELRHHIGVDNITWECDYPHSDSTWPHSPESLARCLEGVPDDEVNKISFENALRVFRLDPFATLSREECTVAALRARAGHVDLEPRSQGGNPPVDDPNAAVTSQHIIDQLSTAFASPFEQA, encoded by the coding sequence ATGCAAGTTGACGACATGATTCTGGTAAGCGTGGACGACCACGTCGTGGAGCCCCCCGACATGTTCGAGCAACACCTTGCCGACAAGTGGAAATCACGCGCGCCGCGCGTGGTGCGCAAGAAGGACGGCTGCGACGTGTGGCTGTTCGAGGGAGCACAGATCCCCAACATCGGGCTGAACGCGGTGGCCGGTCGCCCGCCCAAAGAGTACGGTGTCGAGCCGACTTCCTACGACCAGCTCAGGCGCGCGACCTGGGACGTCGACGCGCGCATCGACGACATGAACGCCAACGGCGTGCTCGCCTCCATGTGTTTTCCTTCCTTTCCTTCCTTCGCCGGCCAGCTGTGGGCCAACTGCGAAGACAAGGAACTCGCGCTGGTCATGCTGCGCGCCTACAACGACTGGCACGTCGACCAGTGGTGTGGTGCCCACCCCGGCAGGTTCATCCCACTGGCAGCGCCCATCTTGTGGGACCCCGACGAGATGGGCAACGAAATCCGCCGACTGGCCAAAAAGGGATGCCACGCCATCAGTTTCTCTGAGAACCCGACCAAGCTGGGCTTCCCCAGCCTCCACGATCACTACTGGGACCCCCTGTGGCAGGCCTGCTCGGACGAAGGCACCTCGGTGTGCATACACATCGGCTCGGGAGAAGGCATGGTGTTTACTTCCATGGACTCACCGGTGGACGTGATGATAACCGTGTCTCCGATCAACGTGTTCGGCTGCGCTGCCGACCTGGTCTGGTCTAGAGTCCTGAGAGATTACCCCGACCTGAGCATAGTGCTGTCCGAGGGCGGCATAGGATGGATTCCCTACCTTCTCGAACGCATGGACTACGTGTACAAGCAGCACCACCTGTGGACGCACCAGGACTTTGCCGGCAAAACCCCCAGCCAGGTATTTCGCGAGCACATAACCACCTGCTTCATCGACGATAAGACCGGCGTGGAGCTGCGCCACCACATCGGCGTGGACAACATTACCTGGGAGTGTGACTACCCGCACTCCGACAGCACCTGGCCGCACTCTCCCGAGAGCCTCGCCCGTTGCCTGGAAGGAGTCCCCGACGACGAGGTCAACAAGATTTCGTTTGAGAACGCGCTCAGGGTTTTTCGTCTCGACCCGTTCGCCACCCTGTCGCGCGAGGAATGCACGGTGGCGGCGCTGAGAGCCAGGGCCGGGCACGTGGACCTCGAGCCCCGCAGCCAGGGCGGCAACCCACCCGTGGATGACCCCAACGCAGCGGTCACTTCGCAGCACATCATTGACCAGCTTTCGACGGCCTTCGCGTCACCCTTCGAACAGGCCTGA
- a CDS encoding TerC family protein has protein sequence MELLTDPQAWLALATLTVLEIVLGIDNIIFITVLCDRLPEEQRHRARITGLGGAVVGRLLLLTTVVWIIRLSEPLFVALGREISPRDLILAGGGLFLLAKATREIHATMESDVEEAGQSSRTTMAAVLAQILVLDLVFSIDSVITAVGMAEQLEVMMAAVVIAIGFMMFFAASVGDFVNRHPSVKMLALSFLLLVGVALIADGMHVHIPRGYIYFAMSFSFFVEMLNIRMRGTGMARSGDPRRVLPPGD, from the coding sequence GTGGAACTACTCACCGACCCCCAAGCCTGGTTGGCACTCGCCACCCTTACAGTGCTCGAAATAGTGCTGGGCATAGACAACATCATTTTCATTACCGTTCTCTGCGACCGCCTTCCCGAGGAACAGAGGCACCGGGCGAGGATCACCGGCCTGGGCGGGGCGGTGGTCGGCCGCCTGCTGCTGTTGACTACGGTGGTGTGGATTATCCGCTTGTCCGAACCCTTGTTCGTGGCCCTGGGCCGCGAGATATCTCCGAGGGACCTGATACTCGCCGGGGGAGGCCTGTTCCTGCTGGCCAAGGCCACGCGAGAAATTCACGCGACCATGGAAAGCGACGTAGAAGAAGCCGGCCAGTCGTCCAGGACCACGATGGCTGCCGTGCTGGCGCAGATACTGGTGCTCGACCTGGTGTTCTCTATCGACTCGGTAATCACCGCGGTGGGCATGGCCGAACAACTGGAGGTGATGATGGCGGCGGTGGTAATCGCCATAGGCTTCATGATGTTCTTTGCCGCCTCCGTGGGAGACTTCGTCAACCGCCACCCCAGCGTCAAGATGCTCGCGCTCAGCTTCCTGTTGCTGGTGGGCGTGGCGCTTATTGCCGACGGAATGCACGTACACATTCCTCGCGGCTACATTTACTTTGCGATGTCGTTCTCCTTCTTCGTCGAGATGCTCAATATACGCATGCGCGGCACGGGAATGGCCAGGTCCGGCGACCCGCGGCGAGTACTACCCCCCGGCGACTGA